The Candida orthopsilosis Co 90-125, chromosome 7 draft sequence genome has a window encoding:
- a CDS encoding Gsh2 glutathione synthase: MPPKPFPQLSPHQENDLIINTQQWALSNGLVMYPPNFELFQVNVAPITLFPTPILKSSFEQAIKVQTLYNELYINLITKRKEWLIDILKNLAEFDPDFSGKLFDIYQKSIADGVLQPLSLGIFRSDYMVDSSAQQIKQIEFNTVSVSFGGLSTKIGQLQSFLNSSGFYDDKYNFKYYGNDELPISTSVSDIAQGLADGNFYYNGEVENTDTIVLFVVQPNERNCFDQRIIEYELLRKHGIRSFRVTLEDVDEVITNNNGKLYVKSTMDEISVVYYRSGYGPGDYDSDPQKTWNARLFLEKSHAIKCPSILTQLSGSKKIQQLLTDETVIKQILPNIANDELQSLLSTFVRILPFDDTQQGQEAAKLAFQEPEKFVLKPQREGGGNNIYKSDIPEFLNKISKKDWGAYILMELINPQTFQNKILRNGQVYHENIVSELGVFGTIVFDEQTGAIKCNKNAGWLLRSKFETSDEGGVAAGFGCVDNVYLY; this comes from the coding sequence ATGCCGCCCAAACCATTTCCACAACTATCACCACATCAAGAGAATGATCTCATTATAAACACACAACAATGGGCTCTTTCCAATGGATTGGTTATGTACCCTCCCAACTTTGAGCTCTTTCAAGTAAATGTGGCTCCAATCACGTTATTTCCTACACCAATTCTCAAGTCCAGCTTCGAGCAAGCCATAAAAGTACAGACTCTATATAACGAGTTGTACATTAATTTGATAACGAAGAGAAAGGAATGgttgattgatattttaAAGAATTTAGCTGAGTTTGATCCTGACTTTTCAGGTAAATTGTTTGACATTTaccaaaaatcaattgctgaTGGCGTGTTGCAACCATTATCATTGGGAATTTTCAGATCTGATTATATGGTTGATTCCTCTGCACAACAGATTAagcaaattgaattcaatacAGTTAGTGTTTCATTTGGTGGattgtcaacaaaaattggccaattgcaatcatttttgaattctAGTGGGTTTTACGATGACAAGTATAATTTTAAATATTATGGTAATGACGAACTCCCTATCTCAACTTCGGTAAGTGATATAGCACAAGGTTTGGCCGATGGAAACTTTTATTACAATGGCGAGGTTGAGAATACAGATACAATCGTTTTATTTGTTGTCCAACCTAATGAACGTAATTGTTTTGATCAAAGGATTATTGAGTATGAATTGCTTCGAAAACATGGTATTAGGTCGTTTAGAGTTACATTGGaggatgttgatgaagttatTACCAATAATAATGGTAAGTTGTACGTCAAATCCACCATGGACGAGATATCAGTAGTTTATTATCGTTCCGGATATGGGCCAGGTGATTATGACTCCGATCCACAGAAAACTTGGAACGCAAGATTGTTTTTGGAGAAGTCTCACGCTATTAAATGTCCATCAATCTTGACGCAATTGTCAGGATCCAAGAAAATACAACAGCTTTTGACAGACGAAACTGTAATTAAACAGATTCTTCCAAATATAGCTAATGATGAGTTGCAATCGCTTCTTTCAACCTTTGTGAGGATACTTCCGTTCGACGATACTCAACAAGGGCAAGAAGCAGCAAAATTGGCATTTCAAGAACCAGAGAAATTTGTATTAAAACCTCAAAGAGAAGGTGGAGGAAATAACATCTACAAACTGGATATTCCtgaatttttgaacaaaattaGTAAAAAAGATTGGGGTGCCTATATATTaatggaattgattaatccacaaacttttcaaaacaaaattcttCGCAATGGACAAGTATACCATGAAAATATAGTATCAGAATTGGGTGTATTTGGAACAATAGTTTTTGATGAGCAGACTGGAGCAATAAAATGCAATAAAAATGCAGGTTGGTTGTTGAGATCCAAGTTTGAAACTAGTGATGAAGGTGGTGTTGCTGCTGGATTTGGTTGCGTTGACAATGTATACCTTTACTAA
- a CDS encoding Trm9 tRNA methyltransferase produces the protein MSTTPSLPITRDINPSEQEETYVHDVYNEIASHFSKTRYKPWPIVEKFLKDRPKYAIGLDVGCGNGKYLNVNEDVYIIGSDRSVGLISCAQDVSNNKYNLAIADGLSLPHPNNKFDFAISIAVVHHFATEERRIQAISHILSKLKKGAQCLIYCWALEQENSRRGYKEGDDQDVLVPWVLSSASKKPKKNDSAGNTSFPKGNVDESAQANETKYRYYHLYKRGELPANALATGLCTVVNEGYEKDNWWVILQRS, from the coding sequence ATGTCCACGACTCCCTCACTACCTATAACTCGAGATATTAATCCGTCGGAGCAGGAAGAAACGTATGTCCATGATGTCTACAACGAGATAGCGTCtcatttttccaaaactaGGTATAAGCCATGGCCAATAGTTGAGAAGTTTCTAAAAGATAGACCAAAATATGCAATTGGGTTGGATGTGGGGTGTGGAAACGGTAAATATTTGAATGTTAATGAAGATGTTTATATCATTGGTTCGGACAGGTCCGTGGGACTTATAAGTTGTGCACAGGATgtatccaacaacaaatataATTTAGCTATTGCCGATGGTCTTTCGCTACCACATCCTAATAATAAGTTCGATTTTGCTATCTCCATTGCAGTGGTACATCATTTTGCCACTGAGGAAAGAAGGATCCAGGCTATTCTGCATATTTTATCTAAATTAAAAAAAGGTGCACAATGCTTGATATATTGCTGGGCTCTTGAGCAAGAAAATTCGCGTCGTGGTTACAAAGAAGGTGATGACCAAGATGTACTAGTTCCCTGGGTGCTCAGTAGCGCGTCTAAGAAACCAAAGAAGAATGACTCTGCTGGCAACACGAGCTTCCCCAAAGGCAATGTCGATGAAAGTGCGCAGGCAAACGAAACCAAATACAGGTACTATCATTTATACAAACGTGGAGAATTACCTGCAAATGCGCTTGCCACCGGGTTGTGTACTGTTGTGAATGAAGGATATGAGAAGGACAATTGGTGGGTAATACTACAAAGACTGTAG
- a CDS encoding Srm1 protein (S. cerevisiae homolog SRM1 has signal transducer activity, has role in rRNA export from nucleus, ribosomal subunit export from nucleus and localizes to nuclear chromatin) — translation MVALERKRKIEEQSSNGTHKRSKSFTTSSFVLHSYSKLPDINAMPSVKKIGLDIFVWGTGSMCELGLGPAANTKEVKRPRLNPYLTEEKLGNTKIVDFAVGGMHTLALDGKNRIWSWGNNDSGVLGRDTSHSKEVLKDVDAAESDDEDGDLNEAEATPALVQGLENENEIVQLVATDNLSAALFSNGDVYAWGCFRCNEGLLGFLRDEIKIQRTPLKISELKNIVQLAGGKDHVLALDSKGIVFAWGNGQQYQLGRRILDRHRLRSLEPQQFGLYNIKYVASGDYHCFAIDHNDQVYAWGLNQFGQCAFTGSHGELEDGSVLMKPTLIPELSNLGIKQIAAGEHHTLALTGDGKVLAWGRYDMKEVGIPEEELPKSTFKDQHGKPRAIPTPTQLKFGNAADMKIKAIGVGSHHSFAVTEDGFVYSWGFSETYAPGLGNLDDDVEKPTRIVNTATKYEDILMIGAGGQFSISGGVRMEDEEAAEDRLEKYEDIDG, via the coding sequence ATGGTTGCTTTAGAAAGAAAGCGAAAGATAGAAGAGCAATCTTCCAATGGAACACACAAAAGACTGAAGTCATTCACGACTTcgtcttttgttttgcattCATATTCCAAATTGCCCGACATCAATGCGATGCCGTCTGTCAAAAAGATCGGACTTGATATTTTCGTTTGGGGAACGGGTTCAATGTGTGAGCTAGGTTTAGGTCCTGCTGCAAACACAAAAGAAGTTAAAAGACCACGGTTGAATCCTTACTTGACTGAGGAAAAATTGGGCAATACtaagattgttgattttgcagTGGGGGGTATGCACACTTTAGCTCTTGACGGGAAAAATCGTATTTGGTCTTGGGGAAACAATGACAGTGGAGTTTTGGGTAGGGATACGTCTCATTCAAAGGAGGTTTTGAAGGATGTAGATGCAGCAGAAAGTGATGACGAAGATGGAGACTTGAACGAAGCAGAGGCTACACCGGCATTGGTTCAAGGCTTGGAGAATGAAAATGAGATTGTTCAGTTAGTTGCCACTGATAATTTGAGTGCAGCATTGTTTTCTAATGGAGATGTATATGCTTGGGGTTGCTTTAGATGCAATGAAGGATTATTGGGCTTTTTGCGAGATGAGatcaaaattcaaagaacTCCATTAAAAATTTCAGAGCTCAAAAATATTGTCCAGCTCGCTGGTGGAAAGGACCATGTACTAGCGCTTGACTCAAAAGGGATTGTTTTTGCTTGGGGAAATGgacaacaatatcaattggGCCGTAGAATCTTGGATAGACACCGTTTAAGAAGTTTAGAGCCACAACAATTTGGACTCTATAATATCAAATACGTTGCCAGTGGTGACTACCATTGTTTTGCGATAGATCACAATGATCAAGTATATGCTTGGGGgttaaatcaatttgggCAATGCGCATTTACTGGCTCACATGGCGAGTTGGAAGATGGCTCGGTCTTGATGAAACCCACTTTGATTCCAGAGTTGTCTAATTTGGgaattaaacaaattgCTGCAGGAGAACATCATACGCTTGCTCTCACGGGTGATGGAAAGGTTTTAGCATGGGGAAGATATGACATGAAAGAAGTAGGCATTCCCGAAGAGGAATTACCAAAATCAACGTTCAAGGATCAACATGGCAAACCAAGAGCTATcccaacaccaacacaactaaaatttggaaatgcCGCCGATATGAAAATTAAGGCGATCGGCGTCGGTTCACACCACTCATTTGCGGTGACTGAGGATGGCTTTGTTTACTCTTGGGGATTCTCTGAAACTTATGCACCTGGCCTAGGAAACTTGGACGATGATGTCGAAAAACCTACAAGAATTGTGAATACGGCTACCAAATATGAAGATATCTTGATGATTGGCGCAGGTGGACAGTTTTCCATTAGTGGGGGAGTCAGGATGGAAGACGAGGAAGCTGCTGAAGATAGATTAGAAAAGTACGAGGATATCGATGGATAG
- a CDS encoding Reh1 protein (S. cerevisiae homolog REH1 has role ribosomal large subunit biogenesis and localizes to cytosolic large ribosomal subunit, cytoplasm, preribosome, large subunit precursor), protein MSYLPNGSNPATSSFTCNTCGIRFISADLQRQHMKTEWHRYNLKRKVAQLPSISSETFAEKILSSKLRNHDDQDHEDEYGFYVATRKRKNNSRKQNKNALRSIYNQRGRAQTQTDTHGITERSASPALSVASEFSQFSLGDDHESFVEIEPVYTGSELNFTESSELTDSGSEQEDSVSEDDLDSNFEETDLVQETSDISCFYCGQNNHDTESNIKHMYKNHGLYIPERSFLVDVQGLLEYLGNSVSRFECLVCGFHGKNLVSIRQHLYSKGHCKLPYETKEEKERVAQFYDFIEEEESETGDNERTSHPTKKHVGFEEPEGSSSAASNEHEETETNSFGSEQSSGINDNYTLVSIDSSGVELTTPIGSRIGHRSMHRYYRQNLPLTLTVRDEGRRTQAVADRRFSPGVTWSQVTKQEKQSQRAEQSAKNGEIRKIKTKKANYQKHFRDEILGT, encoded by the coding sequence ATGAGTTATTTACCTAATGGGTCAAACCCAGCAACAAGCTCCTTCACATGTAACACGTGTGGCATAAGATTTATCAGTGCTGATTTACAAAGACAACACATGAAGACAGAATGGCATAGgtataatttgaaaagaaaagttgcCCAATTGCCTTCAATATCGTCTGAAACATTTGCTGAAAAGATTTTAAGTTCTAAACTTCGAAACCATGATGACCAGGATCATGAGGATGAATATGGTTTTTACGTCGCAACACGGAAGAGAAAGAATAATTCTAGGAAGCAGAACAAAAACGCCTTGAGGTCCATTTACAATCAAAGAGGAAGAGCACAAACTCAGACAGATACCCATGGAATTACAGAACGAAGTGCTAGTCCTGCTCTATCTGTTGCATCCGAATTTTCCCAATTTTCACTTGGTGACGATCACGAGAGCTTTGTTGAGATTGAACCAGTGTACACGGGATCTGAGTTGAACTTTACAGAATCGTCAGAACTTACCGATTCTGGTAGTGAACAGGAGGATTCAGTATCGGAGGACGACttggattcaaattttgaggAAACTGATCTCGTACAAGAAACGTCTGACATTAGTTGTTTTTATTGTGGACAGAATAATCATGACACTGAATCAAACATAAAACACATGTACAAGAACCATGGATTGTATATACCAGAAAGGTCatttttggttgatgtACAAGGTTTACTTGAGTATTTGGGTAATTCGGTTTCCAGGTTTGAGTGTTTGGTTTGTGGTTTTCATGGTAAAAATTTGGTGAGTATTCGTCAACATTTATACTCAAAGGGACATTGCAAGTTGCCATACGAAACTAAGGAGGAGAAAGAACGAGTGGCACAGTTTTATGATTTTAtagaggaagaagaaagtgaaACAGGCGATAATGAACGAACAAGTCACCCAACTAAGAAGCACGTGGGATTCGAAGAACCGGAGGGATCTTCAAGTGCCGCTAGTAACGAACATGAGGAAACAGAGACCAACCTGTTTGGATCAGAACAATCTTCAGGTATAAATGACAATTATACCCTTGTAAGTATCGATTCATCAGGAGTGGAATTGACTACACCAATAGGTTCAAGAATTGGGCATAGATCAATGCACAGGTACTACCGTCAAAACCTTCCACTTACATTAACCGTAAGGGATGAAGGCAGACGAACACAAGCGGTAGCAGATAGAAGATTTTCACCGGGAGTAACTTGGAGTCAAGTCACTAAGCAAGAGAAACAATCACAGAGAGCAGAACAAAGTGCAAAGAATGGCGAAATcagaaaaattaaaacaaagaaGGCAAACTACCAGAAGCATTTTAGAGATGAGATATTGGGTACATAG
- a CDS encoding Ppm1 protein (S. cerevisiae homolog PPM1 has C-terminal carboxyl O-methyltransferase activity and has role in C-terminal protein methylation, cellular protein complex assembly), with protein MNSLHERHDKLIRATDLDALSCRYNMNIKSYLNPSDEYIEDLMKSYSAYLQFCTGYTSLSSSRSLKSLFQDRKLPIINRGTYLRTRAISDVVDEFVKEFKSCQIISLGSGSDTRAFTILEKSPHVIYHEIDFDETAKIKKLAIMKNSKLRTLLGVQDEIAPEIHSKESFAAYDPDLHYNNYHLHGIDLREVNSGTVLKGFNAKLPTIVLSECVLCYLSPEEYSSTIKYWTSLGDNLTGILIYEPMSLRDSFGETMNQNLQGRGLNLQTFDKYPDLESRLEFLKSECKLTKLRMTSLSDIGGYSKKKRTGESWISAKDLQRINALEFVDEIEEIRLLLEHYCLCYGEFRSLEKAPSFEGVDRWSWQIQDQ; from the coding sequence ATGAATTCACTACACGAAAGACACGATAAGCTTATAAGAGCCACCGATCTTGATGCATTGAGCTGTCGCTATAACATGAACATCAAACTGTACCTCAATCCATCTGATGAGTACATCGAGGATTTGATGAAGTCATACAGTGCATACCTTCAATTCTGTACGGGTTATACGTCGTTATCATCCTCAAGAAGTTTGAAATCACTATTTCAAGACAGAAAGTTGCCAATCATAAACCGTGGGACATACTTGAGAACAAGAGCCATTAGTGATGTGGTGGATGAATTTGTGAAAGAATTCAAAAGTTGTCAAATTATATCACTAGGAAGTGGATCAGATACCAGAGCATTTACAATACTAGAGAAGCTGCCACACGTTATATatcatgaaattgattttgatgaaaccgccaaaattaaaaagCTCGCCATAATGAAGAACTCAAAACTTCGAACCCTTTTGGGAGTGCAGGACGAAATTGCTCCTGaaattcattcaaaggAGTCGTTTGCAGCGTATGACCCTGATCTACATTACAATAATTACCATCTTCatggaattgatttgagAGAAGTGAATTCAGGTACAGTGTTGAAGGGCTTTAATGCAAAGCTTCCAACGATAGTTTTAAGTGAGTGCGTTTTGTGCTATTTGTCACCCGAGGAGTACTCTTCAACGATCAAGTACTGGACCAGCTTAGGAGACAACTTGACTGGAATTTTGATCTATGAGCCAATGTCTTTAAGAGATCTGTTTGGTGAGACGATGAACCAGAACTTACAAGGCAGAGGTTTGAACTTGCAGACTTTTGACAAGTACCCCGATCTTGAATCAAGATTGGAATTCTTAAAATCCGAATGCAAACTTACAAAGCTACGTATGACCTCGTTAAGCGATATTGGTGGGTACAGTAAGAAGAAGCGTACTGGTGAGTCATGGATCAGTGCAAAGGATTTGCAACGAATCAATGCACTagagtttgttgatgaaatagaAGAGATCAGACTTTTGCTTGAACATTACTGTCTTTGCTACGGGGAATTTAGATCATTAGAGAAAGCTCCATCATTTGAAGGGGTTGATAGATGGAGCTGGCAGATACAGGATCAATAA
- a CDS encoding Sws2 protein (S. cerevisiae homolog SWS2 has role regulation sporulation resulting in formation of a cellular spore and localizes to cytoplasm), which yields MGVVVFGKSIKHNFPVRIGLAKTIFGIGPTTAAKLMAKIGIYPNCKMNQLTEPQILDLNKEISSLLVEGHLKQKINNDIKMKRDIGSFAGFRHAWGFPVRGQRTKTNANTAKRLNKLERFRL from the coding sequence atgGGAGTGGTTGTATTTGGTAAATCAATAAAGCATAATTTTCCTGTGCGTATAGGGCTTGCTAAAACAATATTCGGAATAGGACCTACCACCGCTGCCAAATTGATGGCCAAGATTGgaatttatccaaattgtaaaatgaATCAACTCACTGAACCACAGATTTTGGATCTTAATAAGGAAATATCGCTGTTGCTAGTAGAGGGTCATTTAAAGcaaaagatcaacaacGACatcaagatgaagagaGATATTGGTTCATTTGCTGGGTTCAGGCATGCTTGGGGATTCCCGGTTAGAGGTCAAAGAACTAAAACAAATGCTAATACCGCTAAGAGGTTGAAtaaattggaaagattCAGACTTTAA
- a CDS encoding Rpp2a acidic ribosomal protein (the location of exon 1 is uncertain; similar to C. parapsilosis CPAR2_702160 and C. albicans RPP2A; involved in regulation of translation elongation) encodes MKYLAAYLLLVNAGKTSPSAEDIKSVLSAADIEIEEDKIEKLISELDGKSIEELIAEGNEKLSSVPTGGAAAGGAAAGGAAAGGASEEAAEEAAEEEKEESDDDMGFGLFD; translated from the exons A TGAAATACTTAGCAGCATACTTATTATTGGTCAACGCCGGTAAAACCTCCCCATCAGCTGAAGACATCAAATCCGTTTTGTCAGCAGCcgacattgaaattgaagaagacaaaattgaaaaattaatttcCGAATTGGAtggtaaatcaattgaagaattgattgccGAAGGTAACGAAAAATTATCTAGTGTACCAACTGGTGGTGCTGCTGCCGGTGGTGCTGCTGCTGGAGGAGCTGCTGCTGGAGGAGCTTCCGAAGAAGCTGCTGAAGAGGctgctgaagaagaaaaggaagaatctgatgatgatatggGATTCGGTTTATTCGATTAA
- a CDS encoding Ppz1 protein phosphatase (member of the Type 1 family (serine/threonine-specific), similar to S. cerevisiae): MGNNSSKQKSSRLGGGAPLQRTDTSNSAKSGRSVRSRLSMGSSNSVNNNNNNNKENNGRGNDSIGNHGAENNGSNGSNAATAISPSKNRFDDSAGGGTSPSEQFNGPRSPLKSLSRKNSSSEVNSEIPSFSRNNSSSNLYSTSFNDNTNLPPSMMQVQPKEPILIRRNTNETVNTSMSVSGLESPSMNSPQSTFVNNNNGTNISRTSTNHSLSSSMNNAPISPQNTHLMVSNLQSNDPSQSDGQQQSSQPPKSPSLSASNDDTKSIQSSRQSSATDLTDLAKTQSSVNNHLHKQSTTSSSIGGGGNTIEIEDLIQRLLDAGYSGKRTKNVCLKNTEIQLICATAREIFLSQPSLLELSPPVKVVGDVHGQYGDLIRIFTKCGFPPQTNYLFLGDYVDRGKQSLETILLLLCYKIKYPENFFLLRGNHECASVTRVYGFYDECKRRCNIKTWKLFMDTFNTLPIAAIVAGKIFCVHGGLSPVLNSMDEIRNIARPTDVPDFGLLNDLLWSDPADTINEWEDNERGVSYVFSKVAINKFLSKFGFDLVCRAHMVVEDGYEFFNDRTLVTVFSAPNYCGEFDNWGAVMSVSEELLCSFELLDPLDSVALKQVMKKGKQERKTAQSLQRIQSR, translated from the coding sequence ATGGGTaacaattcatccaaaCAGAAAAGTTCGAGACTTGGTGGAGGTGCACCATTGCAGCGCACAGATACATCCAATTCAGCCAAGTCAGGAAGATCAGTTAGACTGAGGTTGTCTATGGGTAGTAGCAATAGTGTGaataacaataataataataataaagaAAATAACGGCCGTGGTAACGATTCGATTGGTAATCATGGGGCTGAAAATAATGGCAGTAATGGCTCAAATGCAGCCACTGCCATATCACCATCAAAAAATCGGTTTGATGATAGTGCAGGAGGTGGAACAAGTCCAAGCGAGCAGTTTAATGGACCCAGGTCACCTTTGAAGTCGTTGTCACGAAAgaattcatcatctgaaGTAAATTCGGAAATACCGTCGTTTTCAAGAAACAACAGCTCATCCAACTTATATTCCACTTCTTTCAATGACAATACCAACTTGCCCCCTTCGATGATGCAAGTTCAACCGAAGGAACCTATATTAATCCGAAGGAACACTAATGAGACGGTAAACACTTCGATGAGTGTTTCAGGACTTGAATCTCCGTCAATGAATTCACCGCAATCAACTTTTgtcaataacaacaacgGTACGAATATATCACGGACGTCAACAAATCATTCCTTGTCATCCTCTATGAACAATGCACCAATATCACCTCAAAATACCCACTTGATGGTTTCTAATTTGCAATCTAATGATCCTTCACAATCAGATGGGCAGCAACAAAGCTCCCAGCCACCCAAGTCTCCTTCCCTCTCTGCCAGTAATGATGATACCAAAAGTATACAAAGTAGCAGACAATCGCTGGCCACGGACTTGACCGACCTTGCAAAAACTCAATCTTCTGTGAATAACCATTTACacaaacaatcaacaacttcttcttcaataggCGGTGGAGGTAATACAATAGAGATAGAGGACTTGATACAACGGCTTTTGGATGCCGGTTACAGCGGAAAGAGAACTAAGAACGTTTGCTTAAAGAACACGGAAATCCAATTAATCTGTGCCACAGCAAGGGAGATATTTTTGTCCCAGCCTTCACTACTTGAGCTTTCTCCACCGGTCAAAGTAGTTGGTGACGTTCATGGGCAATATGGAGATCTAATTCGTATTTTTACCAAATGTGGATTCCCACCACAAACAAACTACTTATTTTTAGGTGACTATGTTGATAGAGGAAAACAGAGtttggaaacaattttgttattgCTATGCTACAAGATCAAGTATCCAgagaatttctttttgttgagaGGGAATCATGAATGTGCCAGTGTAACCAGGGTTTATGGATTCTATGATGAGTGCAAACGAAGATGCAATATCAAAACATGGAAGCTCTTTATGGACACTTTCAACACTCTACCGATAGCAGCAATAGTTGCAGGGAAGATATTCTGTGTTCACGGAGGGTTATCGCCAGTGTTAAACTCAATGGATGAGATAAGAAACATTGCGCGTCCGACAGATGTGCCCGATTTTGGACTACTTAATGATCTATTGTGGTCTGATCCCGCAGACACAATTAACGAGTGGGAAGACAATGAAAGAGGGGTCTCTTATGTGTTTTCGAAAGTTGCCATAAATAAATTCTTGAGCAagtttggatttgatttggtttgCCGAGCCCATATGGTTGTTGAGGATGGTTATGAGTTTTTCAACGATCGAACATTGGTGACGGTATTCTCTGCTCCCAATTATTGCGGAGAATTCGACAATTGGGGCGCAGTGATGAGTGTTTCCGAGGAGCTTTTATGCTCCTTTGAGTTGTTAGACCCCTTGGACAGCGTAGCATTGAAGCAGGTTATGAAAAAAGGAAAGCAGGAGAGGAAAACTGCACAAAGTTTGCAACGAATTCAATCTAGGTAA